The following proteins come from a genomic window of Gossypium raimondii isolate GPD5lz chromosome 5, ASM2569854v1, whole genome shotgun sequence:
- the LOC105769669 gene encoding 60S ribosomal protein L32-1, with protein MAVPLLSKKIVKKRVKKFKRPQSDRKISVKTNWRRPKGIDSRVRRKFKGCTLMPNIGYGSDKKTRHYLPNGFKKFVVHNVGELELLMMHNRTYCAEIAHDVSTKKRKEIVERAAQLDVVVTNKLARLRSQEDE; from the exons ATGGCGGTGCCGCTTCTAAGTAAGAAAATCGTGAAGAAGAGGGTCAAGAAGTTCAAGAGACCCCAGAGCGACCGCAAAATCTCCGTTAAG ACAAACTGGCGTAGACCAAAGGGTATTGATTCTCGTGTCAGAAGAAAGTTCAAGGGATGTACGTTGATGCCCAATATTGGCTATGGTTCAGACAAGAAGACCCGACACTATCTTCCAAATGGCTTTAAGAAATTTGTCGTGCACAATGTTGGAGAGCTTGAACTGTTAATGATGCACAACAG GACATATTGTGCCGAGATTGCCCATGATGTTTCAACAAAGAAGAGAAAGGAGATTGTGGAACGGGCAGCCCAGCTTGATGTTGTTGTTACGAACAAGCTTGCTAGGCTGCGCAGCCAAGAAGATGAATGA
- the LOC105768559 gene encoding protein MEI2-like 5 isoform X1: protein MKPSDDHSASDHTKIPVANESKTVGSAWGIFSGSDIHHAPSDATLFSSSLPVFPHEKLNLNDTDQSYQSLDVITSDLNNLHQDAEGNAPLGDIKANALGNLLPDDENELLAGIMDDFDLSGLPSSVEDLEECDLFGSGGGMELEVDPQESLTIGMAKVSLADAVVGNSVPHYSLPNGVGTIAGEHPYGEHPSRTLFVRNINSNVEDSELRALFEQYGDIRTLYTACKHRGFVMISYYDIRAARTAMRALQNKPLRRRKLDIHFSIPKDNPSEKDINQGTLVVFNLDPSVSNEDLLQIFGVYGEVKEIRETPHKRHHKFIEFYDVRAAEQALKSLNRSDIAGKRIKLEPSRPGGARRSLMLHLSQELEQEESRGFRHQVDSPMANSPPGSWAQFNSPMEHSPMHSLSKSPVFRTMSPAPSNHLPGLASILLPQGSNSIKVAPIGRDLGRGGHVDYSFTSTNSTHETGFQLSHSLPEPKLSQYNGTITTFGPSNGSSMETLSGSQFLWGNSNSYTDQTNPSVWPKSSMGHPFSSNGKGHGFPYSGQQVSFSGSSPHYGHHHIGSAPSGVPLGRHFGFFPKSSDTSLTNPAAFGGLGVGQNNGGFMVNRGSRAATSSGISIPWSVSENSSSMRMMSSPRLSPVFLGNGPFQGLHNSMEGLAENGRSRQVENNNQLDNKKKFQLDLDKIVSGEDIRTTLMIKNIPNKYTSKMLLAAIDENHQGTYDFLYLPIDFKNKCNVGYAFINMLSPSHIIPFYEAFNGKKWEKFNSEKVASLAYARIQGKVALVAHFQNSSLMNEDKRCRPILFHSEGPDNGDQGITEQLHSSLNIIRQPNGLNSGNSSGGAKDKDADVEPETS, encoded by the exons ATGAAGCCGTCTGACGACCATTCAGCTTCAG ATCATACTAAGATTCCAGTGGCAAATGAATCTAAGACAGTGGGAAGTGCATGGGGAATTTTTTCTGGTTCTGACATCCACCATGCCCCAAGTGATGCTACCCTTTTCTCTAGTTCATTGCCTGTTTTTCCACATGAGAAGT TGAACTTAAATGATACGGATCAGAGTTACCAATCTCTTGATGTTATCACATCTGATCTAAATAATCTCCATCAAGATGCGGAGGGCAATGCACCTCTGGGAGACATCAAAGCTAATGCACTTGGAAACTTGCTTCCTGATGATGAGAATGAACTTTTAGCAGGCATAATGGATGACTTTGACTTAAGTGGTTTGCCTAGTTCAGTTGAAGATTTGGAGGAGTGTGATCTTTTTGGTAGCGGAGGAGGCATGGAACTGGAAGTTGATCCACAAGAGAGTCTGACCATTGGCATGGCAAAAGTGAGTCTTGCTGATGCTGTTGTTGGAAATAGCGTACCCCATTATAGTCTTCCAAATGGTGTTGGAACCATTGCTGGGGAACATCCATATGGGGAACATCCTTCAAGGACATTATTTGTTCGGAACATAAATAGTAATGTCGAGGATTCAGAACTACGAGCTCTTTTTGAG CAATATGGTGATATTAGAACTCTGTACACTGCATGTAAACACCGAGGCTTTGTGATGATATCCTATTATGACATTCGTGCTGCTCGAACAGCTATGCGTGCATTACAGAACAAGCCATTAAGACGGAGAAAACTTGACATTCACTTTTCAATTCCTAAG GATAATCCATCAGAGAAGGATATTAATCAAGGAACTTTGgtagtttttaatttggaccCATCAGTTTCAAATGAAGATCTTCTTCAAATATTTGGGGTTTATGGCGAGGTTAAAGAG ATAAGGGAAACGCCACACAAAAGACACCATAAGTTcattgagttttatgatgttagaGCTGCAGAACAAGCTCTTAAGTCACTTAATAGAAGTGACATAGCTGGTAAACGAATTAAGCTTGAACCTAGTCGCCCTGGAGGAGCTCGTCGCAG CTTGATGCTGCACCTAAGTCAAGAGCTTGAACAAGAAGAGTCTCGGGGTTTTAGACATCAAGTTGATTCCCCAATGGCTAATTCTCCTCCAG GTAGCTGGGCACAGTTTAACAGTCCTATGGAACATAGCCCTATGCATTCTCTTAGTAAGTCCCCTGTTTTCAGGACCATGAGCCCGGCACCCAGTAACCATTTACCTGGTCTGGCTTCTATTCTGCTCCCTCAAGGGTCAAATTCCATAAAAGTTGCACCTATTGGCAGAGACCTAGGGAGGGGTGGTCATGTAGATTATTCATTTACCAGTACAAATTCAACCCATGAAACTGGATTCCAACTTTCCCATTCATTGCCAGAGCCAAAGTTGAGCCAATATAATGGAACAATAACTacttttggtccttcaaatGGTTCCAGTATGGAAACATTATCTGGGTCACAGTTCCTTTGGGgaaattcaaattcatatacAGATCAAACCAACCCATCAGTCTGGCCAAAGTCATCTATGGGACATCCGTTTTCATCCAATGGAAAGGGACATGGCTTTCCATACTCAGGTCAGCAAGTGTCTTTCTCAGGCTCATCCCCCCACTATGGTCATCATCACATTGGGTCTGCTCCATCTGGTGTTCCTCTTGGAAGACACTTTGGTTTCTTCCCCAAATCATCAGATACTTCACTCACGAACCCTGCTGCCTTTGGAGGCCTAGGTGTAGGCCAGAATAATGGAGGTTTTATGGTTAATCGGGGTTCCCGTGCTGCTACTAGTTCAGGTATTAGCATTCCATGGAGTGTGTCTGAGAATAGTTCAAGTATGAGAATGATGTCTTCACCTAGGTTAAGTCCTGTATTTTTGGGCAATGGCCCATTCCAAGGACTACATAATAGTATGGAGGGGTTGGCTGAGAATGGACGGAGCAGACAAGTTGAAAATAATAACCAGCTTGATAACAAAAAGAAGTTTCAGCTGGACTTGGACAAAATTGTTAGTGGCGAAGATATTCGGACAACCCTAATGATAAAAAACATTCCAAATAA ATATACCTCAAAGATGTTGCTGGCAGCCATTGATGAAAATCACCAAGGAACTTATGATTTTCTCTATTTGCCCATTGATTTTAAG AATAAGTGCAATGTGGGCTATGCCTTCATCAATATGCTCTCTCCTTCACACATTATTCCATTTTATGAG GCATTTAATGGAAAGAAATGGGAGAAGTTTAATAGTGAGAAAGTTGCTTCTTTGGCATATGCTCGAATCCAGGGAAAGGTGGCTCTTGTTGCCCATTTCCAGAATTCAAGCTTGATGAATGAAGATAAACGCTGTCGCCCAATTCTCTTTCACTCAGAAGGCCCAGATAATGGTGATCAG GGCATCACAGAGCAATTGCACTCCAGTTTGAATATTATCCGACAGCCAAATGGGTTGAATTCGGGTAATTCTTCAGGTGGCGCTAAAGACAAAGATGCTGATGTGGAGCCAGAAACTTCTTAA
- the LOC105768559 gene encoding protein MEI2-like 5 isoform X3, with the protein MKPSDDHSASDHTKIPVANESKTVGSAWGIFSGSDIHHAPSDATLFSSSLPVFPHEKLNLNDTDQSYQSLDVITSDLNNLHQDAEGNAPLGDIKANALGNLLPDDENELLAGIMDDFDLSGLPSSVEDLEECDLFGSGGGMELEVDPQESLTIGMAKVSLADAVVGNSVPHYSLPNGVGTIAGEHPYGEHPSRTLFVRNINSNVEDSELRALFEQYGDIRTLYTACKHRGFVMISYYDIRAARTAMRALQNKPLRRRKLDIHFSIPKDNPSEKDINQGTLVVFNLDPSVSNEDLLQIFGVYGEVKEIRETPHKRHHKFIEFYDVRAAEQALKSLNRSDIAGKRIKLEPSRPGGARRSLMLHLSQELEQEESRGFRHQVDSPMANSPPGSWAQFNSPMEHSPMHSLSKSPVFRTMSPAPSNHLPGLASILLPQGSNSIKVAPIGRDLGRGGHVDYSFTSTNSTHETGFQLSHSLPEPKLSQYNGTITTFGPSNGSSMETLSGSQFLWGNSNSYTDQTNPSVWPKSSMGHPFSSNGKGHGFPYSGQQVSFSGSSPHYGHHHIGSAPSGVPLGRHFGFFPKSSDTSLTNPAAFGGLGVGQNNGGFMVNRGSRAATSSGISIPWSVSENSSSMRMMSSPRLSPVFLGNGPFQGLHNSMEGLAENGRSRQVENNNQLDNKKKFQLDLDKIVSGEDIRTTLMIKNIPNKYTSKMLLAAIDENHQGTYDFLYLPIDFKNKCNVGYAFINMLSPSHIIPFYEAFNGKKWEKFNSEKVASLAYARIQGKVALVAHFQNSSLMNEDKRCRPILFHSEGPDNGDQSNCTPV; encoded by the exons ATGAAGCCGTCTGACGACCATTCAGCTTCAG ATCATACTAAGATTCCAGTGGCAAATGAATCTAAGACAGTGGGAAGTGCATGGGGAATTTTTTCTGGTTCTGACATCCACCATGCCCCAAGTGATGCTACCCTTTTCTCTAGTTCATTGCCTGTTTTTCCACATGAGAAGT TGAACTTAAATGATACGGATCAGAGTTACCAATCTCTTGATGTTATCACATCTGATCTAAATAATCTCCATCAAGATGCGGAGGGCAATGCACCTCTGGGAGACATCAAAGCTAATGCACTTGGAAACTTGCTTCCTGATGATGAGAATGAACTTTTAGCAGGCATAATGGATGACTTTGACTTAAGTGGTTTGCCTAGTTCAGTTGAAGATTTGGAGGAGTGTGATCTTTTTGGTAGCGGAGGAGGCATGGAACTGGAAGTTGATCCACAAGAGAGTCTGACCATTGGCATGGCAAAAGTGAGTCTTGCTGATGCTGTTGTTGGAAATAGCGTACCCCATTATAGTCTTCCAAATGGTGTTGGAACCATTGCTGGGGAACATCCATATGGGGAACATCCTTCAAGGACATTATTTGTTCGGAACATAAATAGTAATGTCGAGGATTCAGAACTACGAGCTCTTTTTGAG CAATATGGTGATATTAGAACTCTGTACACTGCATGTAAACACCGAGGCTTTGTGATGATATCCTATTATGACATTCGTGCTGCTCGAACAGCTATGCGTGCATTACAGAACAAGCCATTAAGACGGAGAAAACTTGACATTCACTTTTCAATTCCTAAG GATAATCCATCAGAGAAGGATATTAATCAAGGAACTTTGgtagtttttaatttggaccCATCAGTTTCAAATGAAGATCTTCTTCAAATATTTGGGGTTTATGGCGAGGTTAAAGAG ATAAGGGAAACGCCACACAAAAGACACCATAAGTTcattgagttttatgatgttagaGCTGCAGAACAAGCTCTTAAGTCACTTAATAGAAGTGACATAGCTGGTAAACGAATTAAGCTTGAACCTAGTCGCCCTGGAGGAGCTCGTCGCAG CTTGATGCTGCACCTAAGTCAAGAGCTTGAACAAGAAGAGTCTCGGGGTTTTAGACATCAAGTTGATTCCCCAATGGCTAATTCTCCTCCAG GTAGCTGGGCACAGTTTAACAGTCCTATGGAACATAGCCCTATGCATTCTCTTAGTAAGTCCCCTGTTTTCAGGACCATGAGCCCGGCACCCAGTAACCATTTACCTGGTCTGGCTTCTATTCTGCTCCCTCAAGGGTCAAATTCCATAAAAGTTGCACCTATTGGCAGAGACCTAGGGAGGGGTGGTCATGTAGATTATTCATTTACCAGTACAAATTCAACCCATGAAACTGGATTCCAACTTTCCCATTCATTGCCAGAGCCAAAGTTGAGCCAATATAATGGAACAATAACTacttttggtccttcaaatGGTTCCAGTATGGAAACATTATCTGGGTCACAGTTCCTTTGGGgaaattcaaattcatatacAGATCAAACCAACCCATCAGTCTGGCCAAAGTCATCTATGGGACATCCGTTTTCATCCAATGGAAAGGGACATGGCTTTCCATACTCAGGTCAGCAAGTGTCTTTCTCAGGCTCATCCCCCCACTATGGTCATCATCACATTGGGTCTGCTCCATCTGGTGTTCCTCTTGGAAGACACTTTGGTTTCTTCCCCAAATCATCAGATACTTCACTCACGAACCCTGCTGCCTTTGGAGGCCTAGGTGTAGGCCAGAATAATGGAGGTTTTATGGTTAATCGGGGTTCCCGTGCTGCTACTAGTTCAGGTATTAGCATTCCATGGAGTGTGTCTGAGAATAGTTCAAGTATGAGAATGATGTCTTCACCTAGGTTAAGTCCTGTATTTTTGGGCAATGGCCCATTCCAAGGACTACATAATAGTATGGAGGGGTTGGCTGAGAATGGACGGAGCAGACAAGTTGAAAATAATAACCAGCTTGATAACAAAAAGAAGTTTCAGCTGGACTTGGACAAAATTGTTAGTGGCGAAGATATTCGGACAACCCTAATGATAAAAAACATTCCAAATAA ATATACCTCAAAGATGTTGCTGGCAGCCATTGATGAAAATCACCAAGGAACTTATGATTTTCTCTATTTGCCCATTGATTTTAAG AATAAGTGCAATGTGGGCTATGCCTTCATCAATATGCTCTCTCCTTCACACATTATTCCATTTTATGAG GCATTTAATGGAAAGAAATGGGAGAAGTTTAATAGTGAGAAAGTTGCTTCTTTGGCATATGCTCGAATCCAGGGAAAGGTGGCTCTTGTTGCCCATTTCCAGAATTCAAGCTTGATGAATGAAGATAAACGCTGTCGCCCAATTCTCTTTCACTCAGAAGGCCCAGATAATGGTGATCAG AGCAATTGCACTCCAGTTTGA
- the LOC105768559 gene encoding protein MEI2-like 5 isoform X2 has product MKPSDDHSASDHTKIPVANESKTVGSAWGIFSGSDIHHAPSDATLFSSSLPVFPHEKLNLNDTDQSYQSLDVITSDLNNLHQDAEGNAPLGDIKANALGNLLPDDENELLAGIMDDFDLSGLPSSVEDLEECDLFGSGGGMELEVDPQESLTIGMAKVSLADAVVGNSVPHYSLPNGVGTIAGEHPYGEHPSRTLFVRNINSNVEDSELRALFEQYGDIRTLYTACKHRGFVMISYYDIRAARTAMRALQNKPLRRRKLDIHFSIPKDNPSEKDINQGTLVVFNLDPSVSNEDLLQIFGVYGEVKEIRETPHKRHHKFIEFYDVRAAEQALKSLNRSDIAGKRIKLEPSRPGGARRSLMLHLSQELEQEESRGFRHQVDSPMANSPPGSWAQFNSPMEHSPMHSLSKSPVFRTMSPAPSNHLPGLASILLPQGSNSIKVAPIGRDLGRGGHVDYSFTSTNSTHETGFQLSHSLPEPKLSQYNGTITTFGPSNGSSMETLSGSQFLWGNSNSYTDQTNPSVWPKSSMGHPFSSNGKGHGFPYSGQQVSFSGSSPHYGHHHIGSAPSGVPLGRHFGFFPKSSDTSLTNPAAFGGLGVGQNNGGFMVNRGSRAATSSGISIPWSVSENSSSMRMMSSPRLSPVFLGNGPFQGLHNSMEGLAENGRSRQVENNNQLDNKKKFQLDLDKIVSGEDIRTTLMIKNIPNKYTSKMLLAAIDENHQGTYDFLYLPIDFKNKCNVGYAFINMLSPSHIIPFYEAFNGKKWEKFNSEKVASLAYARIQGKVALVAHFQNSSLMNEDKRCRPILFHSEGPDNGDQMLSFSIQD; this is encoded by the exons ATGAAGCCGTCTGACGACCATTCAGCTTCAG ATCATACTAAGATTCCAGTGGCAAATGAATCTAAGACAGTGGGAAGTGCATGGGGAATTTTTTCTGGTTCTGACATCCACCATGCCCCAAGTGATGCTACCCTTTTCTCTAGTTCATTGCCTGTTTTTCCACATGAGAAGT TGAACTTAAATGATACGGATCAGAGTTACCAATCTCTTGATGTTATCACATCTGATCTAAATAATCTCCATCAAGATGCGGAGGGCAATGCACCTCTGGGAGACATCAAAGCTAATGCACTTGGAAACTTGCTTCCTGATGATGAGAATGAACTTTTAGCAGGCATAATGGATGACTTTGACTTAAGTGGTTTGCCTAGTTCAGTTGAAGATTTGGAGGAGTGTGATCTTTTTGGTAGCGGAGGAGGCATGGAACTGGAAGTTGATCCACAAGAGAGTCTGACCATTGGCATGGCAAAAGTGAGTCTTGCTGATGCTGTTGTTGGAAATAGCGTACCCCATTATAGTCTTCCAAATGGTGTTGGAACCATTGCTGGGGAACATCCATATGGGGAACATCCTTCAAGGACATTATTTGTTCGGAACATAAATAGTAATGTCGAGGATTCAGAACTACGAGCTCTTTTTGAG CAATATGGTGATATTAGAACTCTGTACACTGCATGTAAACACCGAGGCTTTGTGATGATATCCTATTATGACATTCGTGCTGCTCGAACAGCTATGCGTGCATTACAGAACAAGCCATTAAGACGGAGAAAACTTGACATTCACTTTTCAATTCCTAAG GATAATCCATCAGAGAAGGATATTAATCAAGGAACTTTGgtagtttttaatttggaccCATCAGTTTCAAATGAAGATCTTCTTCAAATATTTGGGGTTTATGGCGAGGTTAAAGAG ATAAGGGAAACGCCACACAAAAGACACCATAAGTTcattgagttttatgatgttagaGCTGCAGAACAAGCTCTTAAGTCACTTAATAGAAGTGACATAGCTGGTAAACGAATTAAGCTTGAACCTAGTCGCCCTGGAGGAGCTCGTCGCAG CTTGATGCTGCACCTAAGTCAAGAGCTTGAACAAGAAGAGTCTCGGGGTTTTAGACATCAAGTTGATTCCCCAATGGCTAATTCTCCTCCAG GTAGCTGGGCACAGTTTAACAGTCCTATGGAACATAGCCCTATGCATTCTCTTAGTAAGTCCCCTGTTTTCAGGACCATGAGCCCGGCACCCAGTAACCATTTACCTGGTCTGGCTTCTATTCTGCTCCCTCAAGGGTCAAATTCCATAAAAGTTGCACCTATTGGCAGAGACCTAGGGAGGGGTGGTCATGTAGATTATTCATTTACCAGTACAAATTCAACCCATGAAACTGGATTCCAACTTTCCCATTCATTGCCAGAGCCAAAGTTGAGCCAATATAATGGAACAATAACTacttttggtccttcaaatGGTTCCAGTATGGAAACATTATCTGGGTCACAGTTCCTTTGGGgaaattcaaattcatatacAGATCAAACCAACCCATCAGTCTGGCCAAAGTCATCTATGGGACATCCGTTTTCATCCAATGGAAAGGGACATGGCTTTCCATACTCAGGTCAGCAAGTGTCTTTCTCAGGCTCATCCCCCCACTATGGTCATCATCACATTGGGTCTGCTCCATCTGGTGTTCCTCTTGGAAGACACTTTGGTTTCTTCCCCAAATCATCAGATACTTCACTCACGAACCCTGCTGCCTTTGGAGGCCTAGGTGTAGGCCAGAATAATGGAGGTTTTATGGTTAATCGGGGTTCCCGTGCTGCTACTAGTTCAGGTATTAGCATTCCATGGAGTGTGTCTGAGAATAGTTCAAGTATGAGAATGATGTCTTCACCTAGGTTAAGTCCTGTATTTTTGGGCAATGGCCCATTCCAAGGACTACATAATAGTATGGAGGGGTTGGCTGAGAATGGACGGAGCAGACAAGTTGAAAATAATAACCAGCTTGATAACAAAAAGAAGTTTCAGCTGGACTTGGACAAAATTGTTAGTGGCGAAGATATTCGGACAACCCTAATGATAAAAAACATTCCAAATAA ATATACCTCAAAGATGTTGCTGGCAGCCATTGATGAAAATCACCAAGGAACTTATGATTTTCTCTATTTGCCCATTGATTTTAAG AATAAGTGCAATGTGGGCTATGCCTTCATCAATATGCTCTCTCCTTCACACATTATTCCATTTTATGAG GCATTTAATGGAAAGAAATGGGAGAAGTTTAATAGTGAGAAAGTTGCTTCTTTGGCATATGCTCGAATCCAGGGAAAGGTGGCTCTTGTTGCCCATTTCCAGAATTCAAGCTTGATGAATGAAGATAAACGCTGTCGCCCAATTCTCTTTCACTCAGAAGGCCCAGATAATGGTGATCAG ATGCTATCTTTTTCCATTCAAGACTAA